The DNA window attctgtttagaaAGTCAATAGCTGTGATGATTCTAAAAGCTTCCAAATCCACTTTACTAATATCTGAATCCAAACTCTAGCTTctatatggacacacacacacacctcttgaaGCTCATTGTGCCATGGCTAAAAGTCATTATTAGGAAACATTGTTTTAGGCTCTGGCCcattcagtttcttttctatctAAAAACTGTCTCCGAGTCACTAACGCTGTAATTGAAGTatttaagagagaaaatgaatgtctTTGGCTGTTTCATCATTACCGTCTGCTGTTGTCTGACACAACCAATGTTTTCCCTGGATAGCTAGCCCTAAAGCAAATACTGATTTTCCTCCTGCAATTCACACTTGTCTACTGAATCAGTCACCCAACGTTCATGCacaattttaaactttttcttaagAGTTCTTCTGAAAGCTTTGAAGTCTGCaactcttctctgatcttcccctATGATTACATGAGATACCCCCTCAGATAAGCAGGAAACTACCTTTGCTCCACCAAACCGCAGCTCAAGTGCAGTGACATCTAATCTCATTGCTTCAAGTTTGGAACTCAAGTCATTAATAACAGCATACAAGTCGAGATAAACGGTGCACTGTCGAAACATACTGAGAGGAGAGTGGTCCCAGGAATAACGGTATTCTAAGTCAGCAATCACAGGGGCCATTTCTTCTGGAGTTTGCTGCTCACTGGGTTTCTTAATTCTTAAAAACACTTCTTTTAGTTGATCCAAATCGGTATCAACAAAATAGCTATCACCATAGCAATCATATTCACGGGCAAAATGCTGCTTTGTTGATGGGCACATGTGAATCATAAAGCGAGGTTGCCATGGCACACACGTTTTTGTTTCAAAACACTCTAAAAGCCACTCAGGCTTGACAACATCATGTCGATCTGAAGAGATAATGTTTCTCACTCTGATGTTCTCGCACCCTGCAATCACACAGTACGTATCTGGGCCTGGATTCTGCACTATATAACCACCAAATTCTGCAATTCTGTTCTCTAGGTCGGACTTCGGATGACCATCTAACCCACTCATCACACAAAACTCAACATCTTCAAATACGTTAGAAACCTTGCTTATGTTAGAAAGGTTAGGTGCTTTCAAGTGTTCAATAATTCCAACACTTTTCTTCACTTTGGAGACGGGTTTCCGCCTCTTTTCTCTAGGTTCGTCATCATCACCTACGTGAAGGTGTTTCGTGGCAAGCTTCCCAGACGCTTTCCCCCTCAGCTCTTCCAAGTCACTCAGAGTCATGCACTCATGCCACCCTTTGTCATCTCTGATCTTCTCGATGCGTGGGAAGCGCAGCGTGGAGCCAGTCTTGTACATGTCACTGGGGACAATCTCTGCTGCCTTAATCTGAACAATAACAGAGTTACAGGGCTCGATGTACACTTCTGGCTTCTCTGTCCCGCATAAAATGCTACTTGGTGGAGATTTCCTATGAAAGGGTTTCCAGTATTTGGCCAGTTTCAAGCCAAGATCATAGAGTTCTTTCATGGTGTATCCTGACCCAACGCGGCACAGGGTGTGAAAGGTAGATGGCCTCTCACCATGAGGGGGTGTCTCTGCCACTGCACATAGAAAGTGAGACATCATGCCACCTCGTGAGCCTTTACCCCAGTAGCCCCCCACAATTAAGAGGTCTAATTCATCCATTAATCCATTGACATACTCTGGTTTAATTTTTAGCCAACCTTCGCCTCTTTTGTCTGGCTTGTAAATGGACAGAGGGTGTTTAATCATGATGCCCTCCTCTCTGTTATCTATGGCTTCATTTAATGCATCCACTACTTCATTCTTTGTATGAGCTTGATTTTTCTGCACTATTTCTATTCGGCCTGGGATGGGTGTAAAAGTATCATTCAGGATATCATACCTCTTCCTCAGGGTCTCACGCCCTAGCTTCTTATTATTAACCATCAACACATCAAAAACACAGTAACACGTCAGCAGGTCAGAATCTTCGACCATCCTTTTGATATCAAATTTGATGCCCTTCTGCATGAAGGTCTGTGTGGTCGGGTTGTAGGCCATCATCTCGCCATCAAGGATGCACACCTGCACATCTGCCCTGAATGCACCATGAATGAATGGAGTGAGCGAGCCTTCCTGTGGAGAGGCACCAAACTGATCAGTGTAGTTGTAGCCATTTCTGGAGAAGTACCGATACACCTCCCCGTCTTTGTGCATCTGCATCCGCTCGCCATCCAGCTTGGTTTCGATGTAGAAGCTCTGATGCTTCATGTCTTTTTCCACACGCTCCACATCTGCTACAGCAGCTAGCATTGGCTTAAAGGCAGAAAAGAGAGTGATGGAGATATCACTGAGCCCCACAGAGGGGTCATGAAGTTGCCTACAGACCTTTTCCAGATCTGTGGTGACATTGTGCAATTCAACAGCATCACTATGAAAAACGTTCAATATAGTTTGTTGACTGACACCAAGCTTTAAGTCTTTGATAATCATGCGAATCAGCCACTTTTGCTCAAGTGCTGAACTTTGGCTTATTAACTGGAGAAGGCTCTTTTTCACTTGGTCTTTTCTTTTGCCAGAATTATTGCTGGCAACTAAGTCTAAGAGTTCATTCACCTGCTGTATGGTTAAGCTTCCTTTCTGTAAGCACCGTGGCTTCAACACGAAGTACGCAATCATGGCAAAGTCCCCAGCATCCGTGCGAGCTCCACTAGGTGTTCGGTAATTCAGGAGCTTCAGGGCATCCTTACCTCCTCTTGGTAAATTCAGCAATTCGATGTAAAGCTTGGCGAGCATGGTTTCTTTGATTCCATAAGCCATCCTCTCTCTTTCTAACTGAGGAAGAATAAGTCTCATAGCTGGGTAAAAAGAGTCCGTAACGTCCTTCTTGTTCTTATGAAGGGCATCATGAAATTTCCTCCAAGAATCTAAGAAGTCCTTGAAGTGCCTGATCTTTTCTGCACGCTCTCTACTTTTCTGTATTCGTTCCAATGTGGAACATAAATCTGCGAAGGGGACGTGCGCTGCAACCGTCTGCGAAGTCTGTGAGGTGGCCATGGGAGAGACGACAAATCCTCCGGTCTGCACTGATAAAGCAAAAGAGAGTGACTTGAAGTGGCAGGCGCAATCTACAAATATTTAAGACAATGGGCTTACAGAGGCGATTTAGATCATGATGCGTACTGATAGTTCACTCAAGGAATAAATGATGGCTCCACATGGAGCTGCTTGTCCTTCTGCACTGCCTGACATTACCCATCAGGTCTCAACAGCTTCATTTCCTATATCTGAGTATCAATTTATCTTAGATGCTAACAATCACAGGCATTCTAGCTCCTAATTATTTTAGCACAGcacacaaaaatattatttctaataaTGAAAATCAGGTCAGATGAGGTAAACTTTATTTCCCAGTCTCTGAGGAAAGTctgtttatgtttcttctttcttggaTTCAAACACACTACTTGCTACCAGTGTTTTTAACAAATCACTTGCTCAATGAACCAGAACCtgacttcttttttaataatttatttatttgcattttatgtacattggtgttttgcctgaatacaTGACTGTGTGAAGAGTCccctggaacaagagttacagacagttgtgaggtgctgggaatcgagcccaggatcctctggaagagcagccagtgttcttaacagctgagccatctctccagcccctcttccccaAAACTTGATTTCTTATGCATTCTGAAATCCAAATCGTGACtgataaaaacaatgacttcattccttcactgacagcTATGGCAAATCCTCTGCCCTTCAAAGCCCAGCCGGAAGTCCTTGCCCCACAACAGCCTGATTTTAATCACAGTTACACAGATATCAATTCattattatgtttctttttgCTCCTGTCTTTGTGCTTGCTGTTTCCCAAGTATTCAGTGACTATGTATGAGCCAGTAGTGTGCCACGGCCAATACACGGGCTTCTACTTTAAGATGGCATATGTCTAAAGGAACACAGGGTATGATGAGAGCAAACTACAATAACATGTTAAGTGttttaccaaaaagaaaattacaatcCTAACCCCAACAATCACTGCCTTTTCACCAGAGACGACTAAAATCAAGGAAATAACTGAGTCGGGTCTAGAATCTTTCCTAACATGGTTACACACAGATGAAATTTGTCTGATGATTTAAATATCTCTGTAAGTTCTATAGAGATCTATCTCAGTTACTTTCATGTGGTTTATATACATGACAGTCAAGTAAGTTTTCTAAAAGTGACTTCGAGCAAAATGTATGTTCCAGGAGTCACAATCATGCTTTATCACGACTTCAAACAGcatctggccaggcagtggggaTTATGACAGTCCCCACCCTCTACTTTCCCACCCCACAAAGAAAAGTCTTACAAGTGGTAATTTGTGCTATCAGTGATGAATATAACACAGATTTGTTCATGGAACTAATTACCAAATGCTTACAAGTGATTTGTGGAAAAGCACATGGAGCTGGGACTGGGTTAAACACTGACACCGG is part of the Onychomys torridus chromosome 17, mOncTor1.1, whole genome shotgun sequence genome and encodes:
- the Lig4 gene encoding DNA ligase 4, with protein sequence MATSQTSQTVAAHVPFADLCSTLERIQKSRERAEKIRHFKDFLDSWRKFHDALHKNKKDVTDSFYPAMRLILPQLERERMAYGIKETMLAKLYIELLNLPRGGKDALKLLNYRTPSGARTDAGDFAMIAYFVLKPRCLQKGSLTIQQVNELLDLVASNNSGKRKDQVKKSLLQLISQSSALEQKWLIRMIIKDLKLGVSQQTILNVFHSDAVELHNVTTDLEKVCRQLHDPSVGLSDISITLFSAFKPMLAAVADVERVEKDMKHQSFYIETKLDGERMQMHKDGEVYRYFSRNGYNYTDQFGASPQEGSLTPFIHGAFRADVQVCILDGEMMAYNPTTQTFMQKGIKFDIKRMVEDSDLLTCYCVFDVLMVNNKKLGRETLRKRYDILNDTFTPIPGRIEIVQKNQAHTKNEVVDALNEAIDNREEGIMIKHPLSIYKPDKRGEGWLKIKPEYVNGLMDELDLLIVGGYWGKGSRGGMMSHFLCAVAETPPHGERPSTFHTLCRVGSGYTMKELYDLGLKLAKYWKPFHRKSPPSSILCGTEKPEVYIEPCNSVIVQIKAAEIVPSDMYKTGSTLRFPRIEKIRDDKGWHECMTLSDLEELRGKASGKLATKHLHVGDDDEPREKRRKPVSKVKKSVGIIEHLKAPNLSNISKVSNVFEDVEFCVMSGLDGHPKSDLENRIAEFGGYIVQNPGPDTYCVIAGCENIRVRNIISSDRHDVVKPEWLLECFETKTCVPWQPRFMIHMCPSTKQHFAREYDCYGDSYFVDTDLDQLKEVFLRIKKPSEQQTPEEMAPVIADLEYRYSWDHSPLSMFRQCTVYLDLYAVINDLSSKLEAMRLDVTALELRFGGAKVVSCLSEGVSHVIIGEDQRRVADFKAFRRTLKKKFKIVHERWVTDSVDKCELQEENQYLL